A region of Actinobacillus porcitonsillarum DNA encodes the following proteins:
- the aldA gene encoding aldehyde dehydrogenase — MKTLPMYINGEFVISNSGKTFEVLNPATEEVIGVITKGTVADAQAAIDAAEAAQDAWAALPAIQRAGYLRKIAGGIRGRAEEIAKVISSEMGKILPLARVEVNFTADYIDYMAEWARRYEGEIIQSDRPNEHIFLYKKPIGVTTGILPWNFPFFLIARKMAPALVTGNTIVLKPSVDSPINAVLFSEVVDSVGLPKGVFNVVHGSGADVGNELAANPKVGLISLTGSEPAGRKVMEAASQNITKVNLELGGKAPAIVFADADLDLAANAIVASRVINSGQVCNCAERVYVQREVKDQFVAKLVERMQKVRSGNPLEDETLDMGPMVNKQGLDHAQAMVQAAVQAGGRVLTGGKAVEGKGYYFEPTVIDNVDNSMDILRSEIFAPVIPVATFDTVDEVIALANDCEYGLTSSVYTQNINKAMKVVSRLKFGETYVNRENFEAMQGFHAGWRKSGIGGADGKHGLEEYLQTHVVYLQYDEKV, encoded by the coding sequence ATGAAAACATTGCCAATGTACATTAACGGTGAATTTGTGATTTCAAATAGCGGCAAAACCTTTGAGGTGTTAAATCCGGCGACAGAAGAAGTCATCGGTGTGATTACCAAAGGTACGGTTGCCGATGCACAGGCTGCGATTGATGCTGCAGAAGCAGCACAAGATGCGTGGGCAGCATTACCAGCCATTCAACGTGCCGGCTATTTGCGTAAAATTGCCGGGGGTATCCGAGGAAGAGCCGAAGAAATTGCCAAAGTCATTTCGTCAGAAATGGGAAAAATCTTACCGCTTGCACGTGTTGAAGTGAATTTCACTGCCGATTATATTGACTATATGGCGGAATGGGCTCGCCGTTATGAGGGAGAAATTATCCAAAGCGACCGCCCAAATGAACATATTTTCTTATACAAAAAACCGATTGGCGTAACCACCGGTATTCTTCCTTGGAACTTCCCATTCTTCCTTATCGCTCGCAAAATGGCACCGGCGTTAGTAACAGGTAATACAATTGTCTTAAAACCAAGTGTGGATTCGCCAATCAATGCCGTGTTGTTCTCCGAAGTGGTAGATAGTGTCGGGTTGCCGAAAGGGGTCTTTAACGTCGTTCACGGTTCAGGTGCTGATGTGGGTAACGAACTTGCCGCTAACCCTAAAGTGGGCTTAATTTCTCTCACAGGAAGTGAACCGGCAGGGCGTAAAGTAATGGAAGCAGCAAGCCAAAACATCACGAAGGTTAATCTTGAGCTAGGCGGTAAAGCGCCTGCCATTGTCTTTGCCGATGCTGATTTAGACTTAGCCGCCAACGCGATTGTTGCTTCTCGAGTTATCAACTCCGGGCAAGTGTGTAACTGTGCAGAGCGAGTTTATGTTCAACGTGAAGTAAAAGATCAGTTTGTGGCAAAATTGGTAGAACGTATGCAAAAAGTCCGTTCCGGTAACCCATTAGAAGATGAAACGCTTGATATGGGACCAATGGTAAACAAACAGGGTTTAGATCATGCACAAGCGATGGTGCAAGCAGCGGTTCAAGCCGGTGGACGAGTGCTAACAGGTGGTAAAGCGGTGGAAGGCAAAGGCTACTATTTTGAACCAACCGTCATTGATAATGTGGATAACAGTATGGATATTCTCCGTTCTGAAATTTTTGCTCCGGTTATCCCTGTTGCAACCTTTGATACCGTTGATGAAGTGATTGCATTAGCAAATGACTGTGAATATGGCTTAACCTCTTCCGTTTACACACAAAATATCAATAAAGCGATGAAAGTTGTTTCACGTTTAAAATTTGGTGAAACCTATGTAAATCGTGAGAACTTTGAAGCAATGCAAGGCTTCCACGCCGGTTGGCGTAAATCCGGTATTGGGGGTGCCGATGGTAAACATGGTTTAGAAGAATATCTGCAAACGCATGTGGTTTATTTGCAATATGATGAAAAGGTGTAA
- a CDS encoding RBBP9/YdeN family alpha/beta hydrolase, which produces MTQVYITHGYMANGDKHWFPWLENELTKLGITCQRLSMPNPENPSPEEWLAYHQAQITLDEETILVGHSLGCIATLNLLATEQKKVKGTIFVSGFYQPLPNLPELDPFANCYANLTAYRPEKSFVIASLNDEIVKHSFSDQLAQHLGADYIRFPTGQHFCDREGVTELPIVLTLIKDLLGKS; this is translated from the coding sequence ATGACACAAGTTTATATCACTCACGGCTATATGGCGAACGGCGACAAACATTGGTTCCCGTGGTTAGAAAATGAATTAACCAAGCTCGGGATTACTTGCCAACGCCTCTCTATGCCAAATCCTGAAAATCCCAGCCCTGAAGAGTGGCTCGCCTATCATCAAGCACAAATTACCTTAGACGAAGAGACGATTTTAGTCGGACACAGTTTAGGTTGTATCGCAACCCTGAATTTACTTGCCACAGAACAAAAAAAAGTGAAAGGCACAATTTTTGTTTCCGGCTTTTACCAACCATTACCCAACCTACCTGAACTTGACCCATTTGCAAATTGCTATGCCAATTTAACCGCTTACCGACCTGAAAAATCATTTGTCATCGCCTCGCTGAATGATGAAATCGTCAAACATTCTTTTAGCGATCAACTCGCCCAGCACTTGGGGGCGGATTACATTCGTTTTCCTACGGGGCAACATTTTTGTGATCGAGAAGGCGTAACCGAGCTACCGATTGTACTCACATTAATTAAAGACTTATTAGGAAAAAGCTAG
- a CDS encoding DMT family transporter, whose product MNPWILLGFAIVIEVIGSNCIKASEGFTKPLPTIVAIGAFVIALYLLSIITKTLPLGIVYAVWSGVGIVLTALVAFFAFGQKPDFAGVIGMAMIIGGVLVINLFSGNSH is encoded by the coding sequence ATGAACCCTTGGATTTTATTAGGCTTTGCGATTGTTATTGAAGTCATTGGCTCAAACTGCATTAAAGCTAGCGAAGGTTTTACCAAACCCCTTCCTACGATAGTCGCTATCGGCGCATTCGTGATTGCCCTTTACCTGCTTTCGATTATTACCAAAACCCTCCCGCTCGGAATTGTTTATGCGGTTTGGTCCGGCGTTGGGATCGTTCTTACCGCGCTCGTTGCCTTTTTCGCTTTTGGGCAAAAGCCCGATTTCGCCGGCGTAATTGGTATGGCGATGATTATCGGCGGCGTATTGGTCATCAATCTTTTTTCAGGGAATTCACACTAA
- a CDS encoding hemerythrin domain-containing protein, whose product MSNPTHHFNDAPLGQIIDFILPNFHDKHRTQLPELIAMAEKVESRHADSPACPKGLATLLRKIYDDLVHHMMKEEQILFPLIKSGRGPMAAAPISVMEAEHDEANNDLAQIQQLTNHFTAPEGACNTWLNLYQGTKAFAEDLVAHVHLENEILFPRALKGEQP is encoded by the coding sequence ATGTCAAACCCAACCCATCATTTTAACGATGCCCCTCTCGGACAAATCATCGATTTTATTTTGCCAAATTTTCACGATAAACATCGCACCCAGCTCCCTGAACTTATTGCAATGGCAGAAAAAGTTGAAAGCCGCCACGCAGATAGTCCTGCTTGTCCGAAAGGTTTAGCGACATTATTACGCAAAATTTATGATGATTTAGTGCATCACATGATGAAAGAAGAGCAAATTCTCTTCCCTTTAATTAAAAGCGGAAGAGGTCCTATGGCTGCCGCGCCAATTTCTGTCATGGAAGCAGAACACGATGAGGCGAATAACGATTTGGCTCAGATCCAACAATTAACAAATCACTTTACCGCACCGGAAGGTGCTTGTAACACTTGGCTAAATCTATATCAAGGTACAAAAGCCTTTGCAGAGGATTTAGTTGCACACGTGCATTTAGAGAATGAAATTCTCTTTCCTCGTGCCTTAAAAGGCGAGCAACCTTAA
- the rfaD gene encoding ADP-glyceromanno-heptose 6-epimerase — MIIVTGGFGMIGSNIVKALNDIGRKDILVVDNLKNGEKFINLVDLDIADYCDKEDFIASIIAGDDFGDIDAVFHEGACSATTEWDGKYLMHNNYEYSKELLHFCLDRQIPFFYASSAATYGGRSDNFIEKREFESPLNAYGYSKFLFDEYVRKILPEAESPVCGFKYFNVYGPREQHKGSMASVAFHLNNQILKGENPKLFAGSENFLRDFVYVGDVAQVNIWAWQNGISGIFNLGTGNAESFRAVAEAVIKYHGKGEIETIPFPDHLKSRYQTFTQADLTALRAAGYQGKFKTVAEGTAEYMAWLNH, encoded by the coding sequence ATGATTATCGTAACCGGTGGTTTTGGAATGATTGGGAGCAATATCGTTAAGGCTTTAAACGATATTGGTCGTAAAGATATTTTAGTGGTAGATAACCTAAAAAATGGCGAAAAATTTATCAATCTAGTGGATTTAGACATTGCTGATTATTGCGATAAAGAAGATTTTATTGCCTCAATTATTGCCGGTGATGACTTTGGCGACATTGATGCGGTTTTCCATGAAGGAGCTTGTTCTGCCACAACAGAATGGGACGGTAAATACTTAATGCACAACAATTATGAATACTCTAAAGAGTTATTACATTTTTGTTTAGATCGCCAAATCCCCTTCTTCTATGCTTCAAGTGCAGCAACTTACGGTGGTCGTTCAGACAATTTCATCGAAAAACGTGAATTTGAATCGCCATTAAATGCTTACGGCTATTCAAAATTCTTATTTGATGAATATGTCCGTAAAATTTTACCGGAAGCAGAATCACCGGTATGCGGCTTTAAATACTTCAATGTGTATGGCCCACGTGAGCAGCACAAAGGTTCGATGGCAAGTGTCGCTTTCCATTTGAATAACCAAATTTTAAAAGGCGAAAATCCAAAATTATTTGCCGGCTCAGAAAACTTCCTACGTGATTTCGTTTATGTTGGCGATGTCGCACAAGTAAACATTTGGGCGTGGCAAAACGGTATTTCGGGTATTTTCAATCTTGGCACTGGCAATGCAGAGTCATTCCGTGCAGTGGCTGAAGCGGTCATTAAATATCACGGCAAAGGCGAAATTGAAACGATCCCATTCCCGGATCACTTAAAATCTCGCTATCAAACCTTTACTCAAGCGGATCTTACCGCATTACGAGCTGCCGGTTATCAAGGTAAATTTAAAACCGTGGCAGAAGGTACGGCAGAATATATGGCGTGGTTAAATCACTAA
- a CDS encoding TonB-dependent receptor domain-containing protein, with product MKFIAYPFSKVSLAFWVMYSSSVFATENVSEIGGVIVTASGSAQQLKNAPASVTVINQQQLKNQPATNLIDMLKDVPSVAISGSGVNKQDIALRGLPADYTLILVDGKRQNSRESRPNGNGGFESGFIPPIGAISRIEVVRGPMSSLYGSDAMGGVVNIITKEASKEWTGAFSLGGTLQENDNAGSGYDSSFFLSGPIIANKLGVQVYGGGNFRQEDKFVGGFNKNNNKNINTKLTFTPTEKQTLIFEMGRNVQKKSETAGKSLALQTCRAGSCTQNSNVTTVASRNHWSLSYLVDWDILRSELSIYQEKARRQLEYVTGYNSRQPEITNTVVDAKFMLPIQKHFLVFGGQYQHGKLSDDSVKSVNQVTNPRTGATRSTANFALTNNKAIQKSLFLEDEITLTDKLLLTLGARLDHHEKYGSHWNPRGYLVYHLTDNLSLKGGVAKAFKVPSIREVSEGYVTSTQAGVGVIYGNANLKPETSVNQEMGFVYENAQGFNFSTMLFNTDFKNKLTSYATGGRDPITGANLYVYDNVGKANIKGVEITSKIPLHQKVDLDLTYTFQHSKRKTDEDRSASGLSLKGYPLDNTPKHSASVKLTWTATDKLNLYSRVHYQGKQIWANQRNGDNRNIARYRSAYSTVDIGGNYQFNKNVLLNLAILNVGNERSDKIDTNGGNWAVEDGRRYWANINISF from the coding sequence ATGAAATTTATCGCTTATCCATTTTCTAAAGTGAGTTTAGCCTTTTGGGTTATGTATAGCTCTTCTGTCTTCGCTACAGAGAATGTATCAGAAATTGGAGGGGTTATCGTTACCGCATCAGGTTCAGCTCAGCAACTTAAAAATGCGCCAGCAAGTGTTACGGTAATTAATCAGCAACAATTAAAGAACCAACCAGCAACTAATTTAATCGACATGTTAAAAGATGTTCCAAGTGTTGCTATAAGTGGCAGTGGAGTCAATAAACAAGACATTGCGCTTCGTGGCTTGCCTGCAGATTACACGCTCATTTTGGTAGATGGTAAACGCCAAAATAGCCGTGAATCTCGCCCAAATGGAAATGGTGGTTTTGAGAGCGGATTTATTCCACCAATAGGCGCTATTTCTCGCATTGAAGTTGTGAGAGGACCAATGTCATCACTGTATGGTTCGGATGCGATGGGTGGCGTTGTTAATATTATAACTAAAGAAGCCAGTAAAGAATGGACTGGCGCATTCTCGTTAGGTGGAACATTGCAAGAAAATGATAATGCTGGAAGTGGCTATGATAGTAGCTTTTTTCTCTCTGGTCCTATCATTGCGAATAAATTAGGTGTTCAAGTTTATGGTGGGGGTAATTTCCGCCAAGAAGATAAATTTGTAGGTGGATTTAATAAAAACAATAATAAAAATATCAATACGAAATTAACATTCACCCCAACAGAAAAACAAACACTTATATTTGAAATGGGTAGAAATGTGCAGAAAAAATCTGAGACGGCAGGGAAATCTTTGGCATTACAAACCTGTCGGGCAGGTAGTTGCACACAAAATAGCAATGTAACAACAGTGGCAAGCCGTAATCATTGGAGCTTAAGTTATTTAGTCGATTGGGATATTTTGCGTTCAGAATTAAGTATTTATCAAGAAAAAGCACGCCGCCAATTAGAATATGTAACAGGCTATAACTCTCGACAACCTGAAATCACTAACACCGTAGTAGACGCTAAATTTATGTTGCCTATCCAAAAACATTTCTTAGTATTTGGTGGGCAATATCAACACGGAAAATTATCAGATGATTCGGTAAAAAGCGTAAATCAAGTAACAAATCCAAGAACAGGGGCTACCCGTTCAACAGCTAATTTTGCTTTAACCAATAACAAAGCCATTCAAAAATCGCTCTTCCTTGAAGATGAAATTACACTAACAGATAAGTTACTGCTTACCCTTGGTGCACGCTTGGATCATCACGAAAAATATGGCTCGCACTGGAATCCACGTGGTTATTTGGTCTACCATTTAACTGATAATTTGAGCTTAAAAGGCGGTGTTGCCAAAGCATTTAAAGTTCCAAGCATTCGAGAAGTCAGTGAAGGTTATGTGACTTCAACGCAAGCTGGAGTGGGTGTCATTTATGGTAATGCAAACCTCAAACCTGAAACCAGTGTGAATCAGGAAATGGGCTTTGTGTATGAAAATGCTCAAGGTTTTAATTTCAGCACAATGTTATTTAATACCGATTTTAAAAATAAATTAACCAGTTACGCTACAGGTGGCAGAGATCCAATCACAGGCGCAAATTTATATGTTTACGACAATGTGGGTAAAGCGAATATAAAAGGGGTAGAAATCACCTCAAAAATTCCGTTACACCAAAAAGTGGATTTAGATCTAACCTACACCTTCCAACATTCAAAACGTAAAACCGATGAAGATCGGTCAGCCTCTGGCTTATCTTTAAAAGGCTATCCACTAGATAATACGCCAAAGCATTCAGCGTCAGTTAAATTAACTTGGACTGCAACGGATAAACTCAATTTATACTCACGAGTCCACTATCAAGGTAAACAAATTTGGGCAAATCAACGTAATGGCGACAATAGAAATATCGCTCGTTACCGTTCAGCATATAGTACGGTTGATATTGGTGGAAATTACCAGTTCAATAAAAACGTGTTATTAAATCTTGCAATACTGAACGTAGGTAATGAACGTTCAGATAAAATTGATACTAATGGCGGCAACTGGGCGGTTGAAGATGGTCGCCGCTATTGGGCGAATATAAATATCTCCTTTTAA
- a CDS encoding alpha/beta hydrolase, with protein sequence MPTISNTMNKQFNILIEDFHFEGKNYRIFVAAPRQKTTSKYKVLYLLDGNAQFPLAVNLQNLDKNLPLIVGIGYPSDKAYPIAERTRDYTPFADGKAFEQGGGAANFLRFITQKIKPYIAQHYDIDLNEQHFFGHSFGGLFGLYVLFNQPDIFQHYTIASPSLWWGNGVIVPKTAIKLKIKPSYLQIILGEYEENPERNPNITLERLTRIKERQGVFSTRQFAELLQKQGIEPHFQIIKQKDHGNVIEEAIKNAIEHIQQ encoded by the coding sequence ATGCCTACAATTTCAAATACAATGAATAAACAATTTAACATCTTGATCGAAGATTTTCATTTTGAGGGAAAAAATTATCGTATTTTTGTAGCAGCACCACGACAAAAAACAACGTCAAAATATAAAGTTTTATATCTGTTAGATGGCAATGCTCAATTTCCCTTAGCGGTCAATTTGCAAAATTTAGATAAAAATCTACCGCTTATAGTTGGTATCGGTTATCCATCAGACAAAGCCTATCCGATTGCCGAACGCACTCGGGATTACACACCTTTTGCCGACGGAAAAGCCTTTGAACAAGGTGGTGGAGCTGCCAATTTTCTACGTTTTATCACTCAAAAAATAAAGCCTTATATTGCCCAGCATTATGATATTGATTTAAACGAACAGCATTTCTTTGGGCATTCATTTGGCGGTCTATTTGGCTTGTATGTATTGTTTAACCAGCCTGATATTTTTCAGCACTATACCATCGCCAGCCCCTCATTATGGTGGGGAAATGGCGTGATTGTGCCTAAAACAGCCATAAAACTAAAAATAAAACCAAGCTATTTGCAAATTATCTTAGGGGAATATGAGGAAAACCCTGAACGTAACCCAAATATAACACTAGAACGACTCACGAGAATAAAAGAAAGGCAAGGTGTTTTTTCCACCCGACAATTTGCAGAATTATTACAAAAACAAGGCATAGAACCTCACTTCCAAATAATTAAACAAAAAGATCACGGTAATGTTATTGAAGAGGCGATTAAGAACGCCATAGAGCATATCCAACAATAA
- the def gene encoding peptide deformylase codes for MAVLEVVLYPDENLAKVCEPVAVVDDELNRFIDDMFDTMYEHEGIGLAAPQVDVLKRVITIDIEGDKTNQVVLINPEIIESSGETGIEEGCLSIPGHRALVPRKEKVKVKALNRQGEEVVYDADGLFAICIQHEIDHLNGILFVDHLSPLKRQRIKEKMVKLKKQIARAK; via the coding sequence ATGGCTGTATTAGAGGTTGTTCTTTACCCTGATGAGAATTTGGCAAAGGTGTGTGAACCGGTTGCCGTGGTTGATGATGAATTAAACCGCTTTATTGATGATATGTTTGATACGATGTATGAACACGAAGGTATCGGCTTAGCCGCACCGCAAGTGGATGTGCTAAAACGTGTAATTACCATTGATATTGAAGGGGATAAAACCAACCAAGTGGTACTGATTAACCCGGAAATTATTGAAAGCAGTGGCGAAACCGGCATTGAAGAGGGCTGTTTATCGATCCCGGGACATCGTGCACTTGTGCCACGCAAAGAAAAAGTGAAAGTGAAAGCACTCAACCGCCAAGGCGAAGAAGTGGTTTATGATGCAGACGGTTTATTTGCCATTTGTATTCAGCACGAAATCGACCACTTAAACGGGATTTTATTCGTTGATCATCTTTCCCCTTTAAAACGCCAACGTATTAAAGAGAAGATGGTTAAACTCAAAAAACAGATTGCACGAGCGAAGTAA
- the dprA gene encoding DNA-processing protein DprA yields the protein MSHLEALLKLMQVPQIGAQKIARLLAEVDFSTFCQFDKTQLRQIGWNEKQIQRWFNPDQKWIDEALIWGEQENQHILTLLDPHYPFLLKQISTAPPILFVQGAVESLHLPQVAIVGSRDYSHYGEYWAGYFAAELVKNGIAVTSGLAIGIDGFCHQRAVAENGITIAVLGSGLAQIYPARHKKLAEQIIEKGGALVSEFLPHQPPLAENFPRRNRIISGLSLGTLVIEATINSGSLITARYALEQGREVFALPNAVQNPYAQGCHKLIKEGALLTENIEDILQAIQYQQQRLPEQVGLFDDEQAVENSFSFVTFTPPPKNAKALPEMTACQQRIFTQIGLEPIAIDDLAKALTLDVAELLVELLNLELLSVIKSVNGGYVRA from the coding sequence ATGTCGCATTTAGAAGCCCTGCTAAAATTGATGCAAGTGCCGCAAATTGGTGCACAGAAAATTGCTCGTTTATTAGCAGAAGTGGATTTTTCAACGTTTTGTCAGTTTGATAAAACCCAGTTACGTCAAATAGGTTGGAATGAAAAGCAGATACAGCGTTGGTTTAACCCAGACCAAAAATGGATTGATGAGGCACTGATTTGGGGAGAGCAAGAAAATCAGCATATCCTCACGCTTTTAGATCCGCATTATCCTTTTTTGTTAAAACAAATCAGCACCGCTCCACCGATTTTATTTGTCCAAGGAGCGGTTGAGAGTTTGCACTTACCTCAAGTGGCGATTGTGGGGAGCCGAGATTATTCTCACTATGGCGAGTATTGGGCGGGGTATTTTGCCGCTGAATTAGTAAAAAACGGCATCGCCGTAACAAGTGGATTGGCGATTGGCATTGATGGATTTTGTCATCAGCGAGCGGTTGCCGAGAATGGGATTACAATTGCCGTGTTGGGAAGTGGTTTAGCCCAGATTTATCCCGCACGCCATAAAAAATTGGCAGAGCAGATTATTGAAAAAGGGGGCGCATTGGTTTCTGAATTTTTGCCCCATCAGCCCCCATTAGCGGAGAATTTCCCTCGCCGAAATCGAATTATCAGTGGTTTATCGTTAGGGACGTTAGTCATTGAAGCCACCATCAACAGTGGTTCATTAATTACCGCTCGCTATGCCTTAGAGCAGGGGAGAGAGGTGTTTGCGTTGCCGAATGCCGTGCAAAATCCTTACGCACAAGGTTGTCATAAATTGATTAAAGAAGGGGCGTTGCTTACAGAAAACATTGAAGATATTTTGCAGGCAATTCAATATCAACAGCAACGACTACCGGAACAAGTCGGATTATTCGATGATGAACAAGCGGTTGAAAATTCTTTTTCTTTTGTAACCTTTACCCCACCGCCTAAAAATGCAAAAGCGTTACCCGAAATGACCGCTTGTCAGCAACGGATTTTTACGCAAATAGGGCTTGAACCAATAGCCATTGATGATTTGGCAAAAGCATTAACGCTTGATGTTGCGGAATTATTGGTAGAGTTATTGAATTTAGAGCTCTTGTCGGTCATCAAGTCGGTAAATGGCGGCTATGTTCGAGCCTAA
- the secE gene encoding preprotein translocase subunit SecE, with product MVTENKNKAPEQLENKGVKSKGLNTALWIVAIVLLAVAAVGNAYFASHFSAAIRVVLMVLLVVGAVGIAALTNQGQKAIGFAKESRTELRKIIWPTRPEATQTTLIVLAMCVVVSLVLWGIDSLIVALITFLTNL from the coding sequence ATGGTTACTGAGAACAAAAACAAAGCTCCTGAACAGCTTGAAAATAAAGGAGTAAAAAGCAAAGGTTTAAATACAGCTTTATGGATTGTCGCAATTGTTCTTTTAGCAGTTGCAGCAGTAGGTAATGCTTATTTTGCATCTCATTTTTCAGCGGCAATCCGCGTTGTACTGATGGTGTTGTTAGTTGTAGGGGCAGTAGGTATCGCCGCTTTGACAAACCAAGGTCAGAAAGCAATTGGGTTTGCTAAAGAATCTCGCACAGAATTACGTAAAATCATTTGGCCAACACGTCCGGAAGCGACACAAACCACTTTAATCGTATTGGCTATGTGTGTGGTAGTTTCATTGGTACTTTGGGGAATTGACTCTCTTATCGTAGCATTAATTACCTTCTTAACTAATTTATAA
- the nusG gene encoding transcription termination/antitermination protein NusG yields MSEVETVSKKRWYVLQAFSGFENRVAVTLREYIKLHHMEEQFGEVLVPTEEIIENVGGKRRKTERKFFPGYVLVEMEMNDYTWQLVRSVPRVMGFIGGTADKPAPISKKEADRILNRVQETADKPRHRNEYFPGESVRVTEGPFADFTGTVEEVDYEKGRVKVSVSIFGRATPVELEFNQVEKQNG; encoded by the coding sequence ATGAGCGAAGTAGAAACAGTAAGTAAAAAACGTTGGTATGTATTACAAGCGTTTTCCGGTTTTGAAAACCGTGTTGCAGTAACATTACGTGAATATATTAAATTACACCACATGGAAGAGCAATTCGGCGAAGTATTAGTGCCTACCGAAGAGATTATTGAAAATGTGGGTGGCAAACGCCGTAAAACAGAACGTAAATTCTTCCCAGGCTATGTATTAGTTGAAATGGAAATGAATGATTATACGTGGCAATTAGTGCGTAGTGTGCCTCGTGTAATGGGCTTTATTGGCGGTACGGCAGATAAACCGGCACCGATTTCTAAGAAAGAAGCTGATCGCATTCTAAACCGTGTTCAAGAAACAGCGGATAAACCTCGCCATCGTAATGAATACTTCCCGGGCGAAAGCGTGCGTGTTACAGAAGGTCCGTTTGCAGACTTTACCGGCACGGTGGAAGAAGTGGATTACGAAAAAGGCCGTGTTAAAGTGTCTGTTTCGATCTTTGGTCGCGCTACACCGGTTGAGCTTGAATTTAACCAAGTGGAAAAACAAAACGGTTAA
- the rplK gene encoding 50S ribosomal protein L11, producing MAKKVQAYVKLQVAAGMANPSPPVGPALGQQGVNIMEFCKAFNARTESLEKGLPIPVVITVYADKSFTFVTKTPPAAVLLKKAVGIKSGSGKPNKDKVGTVTQAQLRQIAETKAADMTGATIETKMKSIAGTARSMGLIVEE from the coding sequence ATGGCAAAAAAAGTCCAAGCCTACGTTAAACTGCAAGTTGCAGCGGGTATGGCTAACCCATCACCACCAGTTGGTCCAGCATTAGGTCAACAAGGTGTTAACATCATGGAATTCTGTAAAGCATTCAACGCTCGTACTGAGAGCTTAGAAAAAGGTTTACCAATTCCAGTTGTAATCACTGTGTATGCTGATAAATCATTCACTTTCGTAACGAAAACTCCACCGGCAGCAGTATTATTGAAAAAAGCTGTGGGTATCAAATCTGGTTCAGGTAAACCGAACAAAGATAAAGTGGGTACAGTAACTCAAGCACAATTACGTCAAATCGCTGAAACTAAAGCAGCAGATATGACTGGTGCAACTATCGAAACCAAAATGAAATCAATCGCTGGTACAGCTCGTTCAATGGGCTTAATCGTAGAGGAATAA
- the rplA gene encoding 50S ribosomal protein L1, translated as MAKLTKKMKAIKAGVDSTKAYDINEAIAVLKQFATAKFVESVDVAVNLGIDPRKSDQNVRGATVLPHGTGRTARVAVFTQGANAEAAKAAGADLVGMEDLAEQIKKGEMNFDVVIASPDAMRVVGQLGQVLGPRGLMPNPKVGTVTPNVAEAVKNAKSGQIRYRNDKNGIIHTTIGKADFAPEQLKENLQALLAALVKAKPTTAKGIFIKKVSISTTMGAGVAVDQATL; from the coding sequence ATGGCTAAATTGACTAAAAAAATGAAAGCAATTAAAGCTGGCGTAGATTCTACTAAAGCTTATGACATCAACGAAGCAATCGCAGTATTAAAACAATTCGCGACAGCTAAATTCGTTGAGAGCGTGGATGTTGCAGTAAACTTAGGTATCGACCCTCGTAAATCAGACCAAAACGTACGTGGTGCAACAGTATTACCACACGGTACAGGTCGTACAGCTCGCGTAGCAGTATTTACACAAGGCGCAAACGCAGAAGCAGCGAAAGCAGCGGGTGCAGACTTAGTAGGTATGGAAGATCTTGCAGAGCAAATCAAGAAAGGCGAAATGAATTTTGACGTTGTTATCGCTTCTCCAGATGCAATGCGTGTTGTAGGTCAATTAGGTCAAGTATTAGGTCCACGTGGCTTAATGCCAAACCCGAAAGTTGGTACAGTAACGCCAAACGTAGCTGAAGCAGTTAAAAATGCTAAATCTGGTCAGATCCGTTACCGTAACGACAAAAATGGTATTATCCATACTACAATCGGTAAAGCAGACTTCGCTCCAGAGCAATTAAAAGAGAACCTTCAAGCGTTATTAGCGGCATTAGTGAAAGCGAAACCGACAACAGCAAAAGGTATCTTTATCAAGAAAGTAAGCATCTCTACAACAATGGGTGCTGGTGTTGCAGTTGATCAAGCAACATTATAA